One Bombus fervidus isolate BK054 chromosome 2, iyBomFerv1, whole genome shotgun sequence DNA segment encodes these proteins:
- the LOC139993216 gene encoding uncharacterized protein yields the protein MKIERFWKRRFLRKKLKYTLICVFIVSIIFVAYQLVYFKKLNQAIVGKYISGSVRTTNYSDGKMSSRWNEPLHSKLLRDKRGRTVSLHGTRDQDISKYLPNVRGKFVCFTSKDEIDFFKINDNYCDCPLDGSDEPGTNACNNGVFNCELSSLQFIVPIKIPSYKVNDGYCDCCDGSDEWAEVKLSHLNNVLKRYKSKLVMHCDSNFTTGSSVWDPLQIFNYHTHYKYAVVILNSPLYWKDNTLLQIWKRAQVNVTVDGGTYRWLHYLEEQGIDLLNGNNTEYVPNLITGDMDSCSPLILEKLKSMGSMIIKTPDQDHTDYTKALLQLGQYAKKEDIKLNGIYVFADTSGRFDHIMGNINTLYRSDKIIEHVQVIQIANNSLTWVLRPGLHSIIIPKILVENNSWCGLLPVGAPVNCIITTGLKWNLNNATLQFGSLVSSSNTYDNCSEVTINTDSPVIWTMGIEPLQKSTSNYEISQNT from the exons ATGAAAATCGAAAGATTTTGGAAACGTCGATTTTTGCGAAAAAAGTTGAAGTATACATTAATTTGTGTATTCAtagtttctattattttcgttGCTTATCAGTTAGTTTACTTTAAAAAACTTAATCAAGCGATCGTAGGAAAATACATTAGTGGATCTGTACGAACAACTAATTATAGCGATGGTAAAATGAGTTCAAGATGGAATGAACCATTGCATTCAAAATTACTTCGCGATAAAAGAGGTCGAACTGTATCGTTACATGGAACGCGTGATcaagatatttcaaaatacttGCCAAATGTACGGGggaaatttgtttgttttaccTCAAAAGACGAAATagacttttttaaaattaatgataacTACTGTGATTGTCCTTTGGATGGTAGTGATGAGCCTGGTACCAATGCATGTAATAATGGTGTCTTTAATTGTGAACTTTCATCCTTGCAATTTATAG TCCCAATAAAAATACCATCTTATAAAGTTAATGATGGATATTGTGATTGTTGCGATGGATCTGATGAATGGGCTGAAGTTAAATTATCACACTTAAATaatg ttctaaaaagatataaatcaaAGCTAGTCATGCACTGTGATTCAAACTTTACAACGGGATCCTCTGTGTGGGATcctcttcaaatatttaattatcatacACATTACAAGTACGCTGTTGTTATACTGAACAGTCCACTTTATTGGAAAGATAATACTTTACTTCAAATTTGGAAAAGAG CTCAGGTTAATGTTACTGTTGATGGTGGAACGTACAGATGGCTACATTATTTAGAAGAGCAAggtattgatttattaaatggaaataataCTGAATATGTACCAAATTTAATTACTGGTGATATGGATAGTTGTTCTCCTTTAATTCTTGAAAAACTAAAGAGTATGGGCTCAATGATTATTAAAACACCTGATCAAGATCACACAGATTATACGAAAGCTTTGCTTCAATTGGGACAATATgctaaaaaagaagatataaag CTAAATGGAATATACGTGTTTGCAGACACTTCAGGGAGATTTGATCATATCATGGGAAATATTAATACACTTTATAGAAGCGATAAGATTATTGAACATGTACAA gTGATTCAAATTGCAAACAATTCATTGACATGGGTTTTAAGACCAGGTCTTCACAGTATAATCATTCCTAAAATTTTGGTAGAAAACAATAGCTGGTGTGGACTGTTACCAGTTGGTGCACCTGTTAACTGTATAATAACAACTGGTTTGAAATGGAATTTAA ACAATGCAACATTACAATTTGGGAGTCTTGTGAGTTCTTCAAATACATATGACAATTGCTCTGAAGTAACTATAAATACAGATTCACCAGTGATATGGACTATGGGTATAGAACCACTTCAAAAGAGTACaagtaattatgaaatatcacAAAATACTTGA
- the Cct7 gene encoding chaperonin containing TCP1 subunit 7: protein MQPQIILLKEGTDASQGKQQLISNINACQIIVDAVRTTLGPRGMDKLIVDQNGKATISNDGATILKLLEIVHPAAKTLVDIAKSQDAEVGDGTTSVVLLAGEFLKQMKPFIEEGVHPRIMIKALRLALQVAIEKINAVSVKIDKSDQTKLVELLEECAATSMSSKLIHQQKEFFSRMVVKAVMMLDEMLPLNMIGIKKVSGGALEDSELIKGVAFKKTFSYAGFEMQPKKYQDCKIALLNIELELKAERDNAEIRVDNVMEYQKIVDAEWQILYDKLDKIHKSGAQVVLSKLPIGDVATQYFADRDMFCAGRVPEEDLKRTMKACGGSILTTVHDIKESDLGRCEVFEERQIGGERFNFFYEGSRAKTCTFILRGGAEQFLEETERSLHDAIMVVRRLFKTNAYVAGGGAIEMELSKTLRDYSRVIAGKEQLLIGAIARALEVIPRQLCDNAGFDATNILNKLRQKQHKGMHTYGVDINTEDIGDNMLAYVWEPAVVKINALTAATEAACLILSVDETIKNPKSSQDNGPHAPMGRGMGRPM from the exons atg caacctcaaataattttacttaaaGAAGGCACAGATGCATCACAAGGAAAACAACAgctaatatcaaatataaatgcATGTCAAATAATAGTAGATGCTGTTAGAACTACTTTAGGTCCTCGAGGGATGGATAAACTTATTGTTGATCAAAATGGAAAAGCAACTATTTCCAATGATGGTGCAACCATTTTAAAACTGCTGGAAATTGTTCATCCTGCAGCAAAGACCCTAGTTGATATTGCAAAGTCTCAAGATGCAGAG GTTGGTGATGGTACTACGAGTGTAGTTTTATTAGCAGGAGAATTCTTGAAACAAATGAAACCATTTATTGAAGAAGGAGTACATCCACGTATAATGATTAAAGCTCTTCGTCTTGCACTTCAAGTagcaattgaaaaaataaatgcaGTAAGTGTAAAGATAGATAAGTCTGACCAAACAAAACTAGTGGAACTTTTAGAAGAGTGTGCAGCTACATCTATGAgttcaaaattaattcatcAGCAAAAGGAGTTTTTCAGTCGTATGGTTGTAAAAGCTGTCATGATGCTTGATGAGATGTTACCTCTCAATATGATCGGTATCAAAAag GTTTCCGGTGGAGCATTGGAAGATTCAGAATTGATTAAAGGTGTAGCTTTTAAGAAAACATTTTCGTATGCTGGATTTGAAATGCAACCTAAGAAATATCAAGATTGTAAAATCGctctattaaatatagaattagaACTTAAAGCAGAAAGAGACAATGCTGAAATACGTGTGGATAATGTTAtggaatatcaaaaaatagtTGATGCTGAATggcaaattttatatgacaaGCTTGACAAGATTCACAAGAGTGGAGCGCAAGTAGTATTATCGAAATTACCAATCGGTGATGTCGCTACGCAATATTTCGCAGATCGAGACATGTTCTGCGCAGGTAGAGTTCCTGAAGAGGATTTAAAAAGGACAATGAAAGCATGTGGTGGAAGTATTCTAACAACTGTACATGACATCAAAGAATCAGATCTTGGTAGATGTGAAGTGTTTGAGGAAAGACAAATTGGAGGAGAAAG atttaatttCTTCTATGAAGGATCACGTGCTAAAACATGTACATTTATACTTCGCGGAGGAGCAGAACAATTTTTAGAAGAAACGGAAAGATCTTTGCATGATGCTATCATGGTTGTTAGACGTTTGTTTAAAACAAATGCCTATGTAGCTGGTGGTGGAGCTATTGAGATGGAACTGTCGAAAACATTACGAGACTATTCTCGTGTAATAGCAGGAAAAGAACAACTTTTAATTGGAGCAATAGCTCGTGCACTTGAGGTTATTCCAAG aCAACTATGCGATAACGCTGGTTTTGATGcaacaaatattttgaacaaatTGCGACAGAAACAACATAAAGGCATGCATACTTATGGTGTTGATATCAACACCGAAGACATTGGTGATAATATGTTGGCTTATGTGTGGGAACCTGCTGTAGTAAAAATCAATGCCTTAACAGCTGCAACTGAAGCAGCATGTCTTATTTTATCTGTTGATGAAACTATAAAAAACCCCAAAAGTAGTCAGGATAATGGACCACATGCTCCAATGGGTCGTGGCATGGGAAGaccaatgtaa
- the LOC139993238 gene encoding mitochondrial protein C2orf69 homolog, which yields MSSKIWIWKNVPGIIGRCDDIIYSRPILPSCQDVLLYFGGDIQDTQENMEHAGSKTYIEWSLENTAKILTISFPKKHVFLIRPSRVLETLSYFDNFVPSKEYGIPVFCPTHNALKHLQELLKSFVNRINIYNTDKELTHLNIEKAKLTLVGFSKGCIVLNQLLHEFHYYQNKLDPDIEINNFIRLIESMWWLDGGHAGSKDTWIVEKSILESFANLRIDVNVHVTPYQVQDSHRPWIGEEESHFCNTLRNLGIPIKRTLHFADKTRSLQNHFNVLKAIRNYTQ from the exons ATGTCATCTAAAATTTGGATTTGGAAAAATGTTCCCGGAATTATCGGTCGATGtgatgatataatttattcacgTCCGATATTACCATCATGTCAGGatgttcttttatattttggaGGTGATATTCAG gaCACTCAAGAAAACATGGAACATGCAGGTAGCAAAACGTATATAGAATGGAGTTTAGAAAATACAGCCAAAATACTTACTATTAGCTTTCCTAAAAAACATGTGTTTTTAATTCGACCATCTAG GGTATTAGAAACGTTAAGTTATTTTGATAACTTTGTACCATCAAAAGAATATGGTATACCAGTATTTTGTCCAACGCATAATGCTTTAAAACATTTACAAGAATTACTTAAATCTTTTgtaaatagaattaatatatataatacagacAAG GAACTTACTCACTTGAATATTGAGAAAGCAAAACTAACATTAGTTGGCTTTAGCAAAGGTTGTATTGTTTTAAATCAATTACTCCACGAGTTTCATTATTACCAAAATAAATTAGATCctgatattgaaattaataactttatacgtctcATTGAAAGCATGTGGTGGTTGGATGGTGGACACGCAGGCTCTAAGGATACATGGATTGTGGAAAAATCCATATTAGAATCTTTTGCAAACTTAA gGATAGATGTTAATGTTCATGTTACGCCATATCAAGTTCAAGATTCTCATCGTCCATGGATTGGTGAAGAAGAAAGCCATTTTTGTAATACTTTACGAAATTTAGGAATTCCTATAAAACGAACTTTACATTTCGCAGATAAGACAAGAAGTTTACAAAATCATTTTAATGTTCTTAAAGCTATTCGGAATTATACAcaataa